The Hyla sarda isolate aHylSar1 chromosome 2, aHylSar1.hap1, whole genome shotgun sequence genome includes the window cctggtacttaaggaccaagaacaTATCTATACGCCCTTGGGGTTTCCGTTCACCGCCGAGCACGGAGGCGGTGATTGGAACGAGatggctgctgatatctatcagcaaccATCGCAGGAcattgcctaggggggtcctaagCCCCCCCTTGTTAACGATCGCCATGATCGGCAAATCATGacttttccgggctgatcgggtctctagtgacccaaTTGCCTCAGAAAATAGAGGTGATCAATGCTGTCAGATACAGCACTCACCTccatgaaggataggagtgagggggcaggggtgccacctcctcctatcccctgtgatttTCCGATCAGGACTGACCAGCCAATCGCCGCGCAGGGGCTTCGGGGTTAAAGTTGAGTTCccagttctgcccacccctggaagtccgggcagagcagggggaagatGGCGACGACGGTTGCAGGGGCCCATCGTAGCGGGTGGACTGGCAGCAGCTACAGGGGGGACTGGCGGCAGACTGCGGGGGGAGGACTGGTGGCAGAGTCAgctacagcagtgaagatcgctgctAAGTGATCTTTagtgctgccttctaggagtttcaaaactataactcccagcatacccactacacagtggtctccaaactgttctcctctagtttatgcataactacaactcccagcattcccttcggcggtctggtagttttgcaacaactggaggcacactggctgggaaacactgtctgtttcctaactcggcatttcccaacctgtgtgcctccagctattgcaaaactacaactaccagcatgaatggtctgttagtgcatgctgggagttgtagttttgcaacagctgaaggtttttacagtgagtttcccactttaAGTttaagctgtggcaaattttccgctgcaccTCAAACtccaagcaggaaacttgctgtaaacccccacccgtgtgactgtgccctaaaaacactatactacattacactacacttacacaaaatgaagagtaaaacactacatatacacacgcgtacactgccccccgccaataaaaataaaaaaacgtcttgtacggcaccgtttccaaaacaactcccagtattgccagacagccattgactgtccaggcatgctgggagttttgcaatagcagtaggcaccctgtttcggaaacactgccgaaggctatttttggtggaggaggcaagtgccatgcttgcatccaggtccaCCCCTATGAATATCCCTtatttaggactcaaatgcgcatggcgctctctcactcaggagccctgtcgtatttaaggCAAccgtttagagccacatatggggtattttcgtagtctgggaaattgcgctacaaattgtgggggtaaaaggaaaaaaaagacccccaaaatttgtaacgcaatttctcccgagtacggaaataacccataagtggacgtaaagtgctctgcgggcgcacaacatggctcaggaatgagagtgcaccatgcacatttgaggcctaaactggtgatttgcacatgggtggctgatagttacagtggtcctgacataaacgcaaaaaaaaaaccaacacccatatttggaaactacacccctcatggaacgtaacaagaggtatagtgagccttaacacccaaaggtgtttgacaaatttttgttaaagttggacgtgaaaatgaaaaatctgatttttttcactaaaatgctgatgttaccccaaagttttcattttcacaagggataataggaaaaaagttccccaaaatgtataacactatttcttctgagtaaggaaattccccataagtggacgttaagtgctctgcgggcacactacaatgctcagaagagaaggagcgacattgggcttttggagagagaatttaggccatgtttatttacatttatgctaacagtggacccccccccccacatgtgaccccattttggaaacgacacccctcacggaatgtaacaaggggtgcagtgagcacttacaccccacaggtgtctgacagatttttggaacagtgatccgagaaaatgaaaaattttatttatcatttgcacagccccctgttccaaaactctgtcaaACGTCAggggagtgtaaatgctcactgcaccccttgttacattacatccacatatgaggtatttccttactcgagagaaatgtggttacaaattttgggggacattttcacctattaccccttgtgaaaatgaaaaatttggggtaagagcagcattttagtgagaaaaaaaatctaatttttcattttcacgtcccacatTTACAAAAGTATGTCAATCACCGGTagagtgtaaaggctcactataccccttgttacgttccatgagggaaatagtataccatgtgggttattttttttcctgttctggcaccacaggggcttcctaaatgcgatatgatccccaaaaaccatttctgcaaaattcgttctccaaaaacccattgtcgctccttcccttctgagccctgtattgcactcacagagcactttacatccacataagaggtgttttcttactcaaaagaaattaggttgcaaattttggtggccttttctccttttaccccttgtaaaaaaaatcggggggaaaaatgggtctacaagaacatgttagtgtaaaaatgaagattttgaattctctcctccattttgctgcaatttctgtgaaaaacctaaagggttaacaaactttctgaatgtcatttttaatactttgagaggtgcagttttcataatggggtccattacgggctttttctaacataaagaccctcaaattcacttcaaatttgaactggtccctgaaaaattaagattttgacattttcgtgataaattggaaaattgctgttaaaCCGTGAAGCTTTCTAATGTgttcaaaaaagtaaaaacatcaactttatgatgccaacataaagtagacatattgtatatgtgaatcaacatataatatttttttaataaatatatggatttggggctcaaggtcatgaatattatatatattttaataaaataatattggtATGTACCATACAAGTAAATAAGGAGAGCAATAGAGTATACAATACAATAGATTTGCTTCTCAAATTAAAGCCAGATATGTATTATAGTAAAATTATATAGTAAAATTCCCTTGGGTATGTCACAGGACCCTTGTGACCACCCTCCAGCTGcttacagtaaaataaaataataataaaaaaagaataaaacaataCTGCTGCTAGTGATCAAAAGTGCATAGTGATATTCACAGATGATTAGAAAGGCATTATGCACCTTGTAGTTAGTTGAAagtaaatgtttgtctttttaagGCAGTATGGGACTCGTAGTTGTTAATCATTCATATGCATATTGTAATCCTATGGTAGTGCAGATGCTGTTGTAGATACTAAAGTATTACACATAGATCCTTAATAGAATTAAATAGCTACTcactcctctgtatatacagcaAGATAATGAAAGTCAAACGGTGTGCTGCACCTCTCACCTATCCTGGTAGTTCGCAGCCCGGGAGATAGCAGGTCAGTGGGGctccgcttggcgctggtccgAGAGTTGTCTGGATTGGACTTTGATAAGCCGACAGCTTGCCGCTCCGGCCGAAGATATGTGCAGAAATCGTTCTGGCGGTGGCTGTCCGGACGGAAACTTCTTGTGAAGCGGGCACAAGTGATGTAGCGAAGATGAGTAGCGATGACCTCATGTATCCACGTAGGAAGTGGTTTGATTGACAGGGCGTTGACAATCAATATAGCAAATATTAAAGCAGCAGTATATATTCAGTTATAGGCTGGACGCCTCTCCGATTTTATCTATAActtgctgagtacccggtgttgcccgatttttccttcctaatccttgttggggaggaaaatcaacaaaggagcttttgtcttcatatcccatccccatatattgttgtcatatcccaaccccatattctgtcctcatatcccgtcctcataccacgacctcctatcccaaactcctatcccgacctcctatcccatcctcctatcccatcctcctatccagacctcctatcccgatctcctatcccgttctcctatcccgtcctcctatcccgtcctcctatcccgtcctcctatctcgacctcctatctcgacctcctttcccgacctcctatcccagaagtataggagaaaaagctgcgatggcgctcccaaggaagtaacccgaagtcgttgggtattggtgaaaaataattaatttattttttacagcataagaaatcaaagaaaataataaaataaagcaagacgcgtttcgggagtcacagctccctttctcaattgcaggtgaATGCTGTATTCTGCATTACCTACGGACTCTCCCttgggctccgtcctcacgctgctggcctgcctaccaagctaccatcaccggcaaaggatacgctacccccacctgggtacccacctacacccgctaaagacctacaccgcacctggcgctacctccgcttttttcctccttacattgacctcctatcccgtcctcctatcttcacctcctatcccgtcctcatatcccgtcctcctatcccgacctcctatcccgacctcctaactcgacctcctatctcaacctcctatcccgacctcctatccctaccatcccgtcctcctatcttgacctcatatctcgacctcctatcccgtccccctatcccgtcctcatatcccaaactgtaagatgtgtaccaggtattgaaatatctccagccgtacgaaatttatgtgagaacatactttcccattgatttgcatgggactttaaacaaaaaccccgaccctcacaaatgggggtagttaagggttaaattaactatcctatattttaagtggacatataagtaacatgtgaccaagtattattgaaatatctccagccgtttggaagttatgcggtaacatatatttcccatagacttgtataggactttaaacaaaaaccccgcccctggcaaatgggggtgagtaagggttaaattacctatactatgtttgttgttgacatataagtaacatgtgggccaaggtttatgttaatatctttagctgtttggacgtgatgcttgaacatacacacacacacacacatacacacacacacacacacacacattggccctcatttactattctaaacccgacttgttttgtcaggtttttctgtagcatctttgtctgcgacatgttgcagacatcgtgcgccagtctgcgacacgatgcaacattttttcccgacggacccgatgtggattctcccaaacccgaaaaaggggcgtaacccgacatttctgagctttcccacatatttataaggctttccaacccgaatttgttgaattgttgtggattttttcccgacaactcagaggagttggaaaccaagccaaaaagacgcacatgcgacaaacaggatgcgacataataataaataccagggggaaaaagcaatcgggtaagaaagcaacatagacttacaacccgattttctaagtaagagagggccattgagttttatatatatagatttatttggcatgttcattttccttacaagcagagagcttcaaagtgagaaaaatgctacattttcaaatttttcattacatttttgaatttttcaccaagaaatgttgcaaatatcgacaaaaatttaccactaacataaagtagaatatgtcacgaaaaaactatctcggaatccaattcataggtaaaagcatcccagaggtcagatttgcaaaaaaaatgcctggtccttaaggtcaaaatggctttggtccccaaggggttaagtaaaatTCTATAGGTTGGAGGGAGTTTGCCCTACTTTGAGATCCTTTTTAGccagaagatttttttttctaattcccTTACACAGTGGTATGGCAGAGAAAAAGGATTACATATTGCTCACATATCAGAAAGCAAAACTTAATTTAGAATTTTATTTAGAAGAACACTTTAGTTATTGATATTTACAGGTCAAAATTTGGTGAAGAAAAACAAAGCCCACAGAGATTGGAGGTGCAAGCAAATGAGTTTATTGAGCACATGAAGGAAGAGaggttagtggtaaaaatttactGGGAATAAGTGGGATAGTTCTGATTAAGATTTTGGAAAAAAGAATAGTAAAGGAGAGTGGTCACGCAGTGTGGGGGTAATCATTGGAAAGGAATGGGCGAGAATTCTTAACAGTGTTGTACAtgtctctattaaccccttaaggacccagccattttacaccttaaggaccagagcattttttgcaattctgaccactgtcattttaaacattaataactctggaatgcttttacttatcaatctgattctgagattttttttttcgtgacatattctactttaacatagtggtaaattttagtggtaccttgcatcctttcttggtgaaatatccccaaatttgatgaaaaaaatgaaaatttggcatttttctaactttgaagcactctgcttgtaaggaaaatggatattcaaaataaatttttttttggttcacatatacaatatgtccactttatgtttgcatcataaaattgatgagtatttacttttggaagacaccagagggcttcaaagtccagcagcaattttcaaatctttcacaaaattttcaaactcactatttttcagtgaccagttcagttttgaagtggatttgaagggtcttcatcttagaaataccccacaaatgaccccattataaaaactacacccaccaaagtattcaaaatgacattcagtcagtgttttaaccctttaggtgtttcacaggaatagcagcaaagtgaaggagaaaattgaaaatcttcattttttacactcgcatgttcttgtagacccaatttttgaatttttacaaggggtaaaaaggagaaaatttttacttgtatttgaaacccaatttctctcgagtaagcacatacctcatatgtctatgtgaattgttcggcgggcgcagtagagggctcagaagggaaggagcgacaaatggtttttggggggcatgtcacctttaggaagcccctatggtgccaaaacagcaaaaaaaaaaaaaacacttggcataccattttggaaactagacccctcggggaacataacaagaggtaaagtgaaccttaataccccacaggtgattcacgacttttgcatatgtaaaaaaaataaaaaatgtttttacctaaaatgcttggtttccccaaaatgttacatttttaaaaagggtaatagcagaaaatacccccccaaaatttgaagcccaatttctcccaattcagaaaacacccaatatgggggtgaaaagtgctctgctggcgcactacaggtctcagaagaggagtagtcacatttggctttttgaaagcaaattttgctgtgggggcatgccgtatttaggaagcccctatggtgccagaacagcgaaaaaaaaaaacacatggcataccattttggaaaccagatccctcggggaacgtaacaagggttaatgtgaacatttataccccacaggtgtttcacgacttttgcatatgtaaaaaaaaaattatttttttgacctaaaatgcttggtttcccaaaaatgttaaatttttaaaaagggtaatagcagaaaataccccccaaaatttgtaacacaatttctcccgagtacggtgttaccccatatgtgaccctaaactgttgccttgaaatacgacagggctccaaagtgagagcgccatgcgcatttgaggcctaaattagggacttgcataggggtggacataggggtattctacgccagggattcccaaacagggtgcctccagctgttgtaaaactcccagcatgcctggacagtcagtggctatctggcaacattgggagtagttgttttgcaacagctggaggctccgttttggaaacagtggcataccagacgtttgtcatttttattggggaggggggatgtgtaggggaatgtgtatatgtagtgttttttactttttattttattgtgtgttagtgtagtgtagtgtagtgtttttagggtacagtcatacgggcgggggttcacagtagttcccCGCTGGcattttgagctgcggcagaaaatttgccacagctcaaacttgcagccggatacttactgtaaacctccgcccatgtgagtgtaccctgtacattcacattggggggggggggggggggggggagaaacatccagctgttgcaaaactacaactcccagcatgtacggtctatcagtgcatgctggaagttgtagttttgcaacagctggaggcacactggttgtgaaacaccgagtttggtaacaaactcagtgttttgcaaccagtgtgccttcagcttttgcaaaggctacaaccctcagcatgtacagacagtggaagggcatgctgggacttgtagttatgcaacagctggaggcatactactttggctggggattgtagttatgcaacagctggagacacactggtttgctacttaactcagtgtttcacaaccagtgtgccttcagctgttgcaaaactacaactctcagcagttaccgacagccaacgggcatgctggaagttgtagttatgcaaccagcagatgcaccactacaactcccagcatgcactttagctgattgtgcaagctggaagttgtagttatacaacagctgatggtaaacttttccatagaaaaaatgttcctccagctgttgcaaaactataagtcccagcatgcccataagggaaaaaaatcattgggcgcaaatttgaagaaaaaaaccattttgtacatttttggggcttctgtttctacgcagtacatttttcggtaaaaattacagcttctctttattctgcaggtccatacgattaaaattatactctAATTTAAccctaggtttgattttgttgtacttctggaaaaaatcataactacatgcacgaaaattaatacatttgaaattgtcatcttctaacccctataacttttttatttttccacgtactgggcagtatgagggctcattgtttgcaccgtgatctgaagtcattttttcatgatgcaaaaaaagtgtatttttggtcactttttatgtgtacgccattaaccgtgtagtttaattaactatatatttttataatttggacatatccgaatatggcgataccaaatatgtttattttaatttttatttacatggttgttttttttttaaaaatgattcaaacttttattagggaaggggttaaataatttttattaactttttttttccattttttttttttgcaatgttatagcccccatagggggctataacactgcacacactgatcttttacattaatcatTGTTATCCCGTTTCCGTAGCAAAACCAGGCACAGCCACAACCACATATACAAAGTTGTGCATGGTAAACAATGAAGAAGCAACAGTATGGGCACTTTGGCCATTCAGGCAGCTGGTTGTCGAAGGAGCTGGTAATCGGACTGATTTCAGATCTTAAGGCTATCTTAAGGAAAGGCCATTGTCACTCGCTGCGCTCCGGCCGCTAGCTCCAACCGTAAGCGCAGTGTCCCGGGGTCCCCGTCtgtcagcggggctgggatttgcatcacgggacgcgcccgcatgcgaatcccaacccGTCACTTACCCCGCTCTGCTGCTTCTGGCACTAAGCTCCGCCGAGCtctgtaatttaaagggccagtgtgctcttAATTAGTATGTGCACCTGACAAcacattataagttcctgcacctcccacacacccctgccggatcttcagtgcctattgcctgaaagGAAGCATACCCTAtagcctgtttgccatacccgtgtacccagaccttcccgctacgttttttgactacgaacctttgccgcctgttctgaccttctgctacgttgactatgcctctgtctcatcctcctgtaccacgccttgcccagttacctgtgtggtcgagccgtattgggggtagcgacctgggtgtcacctgccgcagcaaatccatcctgctttgcagcgggctctggtgaagaccagcagcaccttagactctgctccccgatacggtccgagtcatcagccacacaggtagaggatccactacctgctccgtgacatccGCATCCAGGTACGTGACAGCCATCAGAATCAGAGTCCTAGAAAACCCCTTTGAATGGAGCTTGGATTAAATATACCAGAaataataaaggggttatccaccataaggtgactttgtacttacctgccaaacagtaatagacatgctaagaaggatctgtgcttgtcctggggctaaatggctgtgttgtgagtccccTATaaagctgctgctttctttttgtgaaatggttatttcctgttggagttccctcccagcaactacaagtcccaggatttctcgtgaggtcacttttctccctcccacacatcagtcaccccacccattgaaacatacctGAGCTGCCTTGTATTCTGAGCTGTAGTGAACCTACAATGCCCTTCCCCTCAaccagtgatcgctccacccgttgaagacaggctccctttcaacagctgtaaagacactaattttgtatgctgctaaaaatgaacatcggggcaaagatcacataaaaattgcgagaccagccatcagaggcaggaacagacactatattatgaactacactaactttacagcctctgtaaatggactacccctttaatgtgctacaAGAAGCTAACATAGTTTAGGAGAAGGAAACAACCCAAAACAagggaattacatttttttttttttatagaaattaaccatattttttgtttacacttaTGCATTGCAATTCTGTAAATAAGGCCTTGTCAGAAAGAAATTTCCTATATGAATTTGTGTtagcttttttattattattttacatgtAAGGTGCATCTTCACACAAATTGTTATTTAATAACAGGTGCCTGGCCAaccaattaaaaattaaatttgcaTACATTTTTAGAAAATGTTGCTTTAGTAGATGTGAGCATTGTTAGCCATAAACATgtgacattatattattatacgcCTATATAATGCAGTGTTAGCCTTTCATATACAAAACATATTATTGCAGTAGGAAATAGAGTTACCTTACAGCACCCTAAGGATAAGTTTACGCAAAATAACTTAAGGCAGATTCCACATAGATTTCCATGCGGatttcacccttaaaggggtagtccggtggaaaaatttttttttttaaatcaactagtgccagaaagttaaacagatttgtactacttctagttaaaaatacTAATCCTTccgggacttatcagctgctgtattctccagaggaagttcttttattattagatttcttttctgtctgaccacagtgctctctgctgatgcctctgtccATCAAGAgcagaaggaaatccccatagcaaacctattctgatctggacagttcctgacatagacaaaggtgtccacagagagcactgtggtcagacagaaaataaatttaaaaagaaaacaacttcctctggagcatacagcagttgacaagtactggaagaattaatatttttaaactgaagtaatttacaaatctgtttatctttctggcaccagttaataaaaaaaaaatattttccaacagagtacccctttaaaggggttattcactataaggtgattttagtacttatttgccagacagtaatggacatgcttagtaaggatctgtgcttgtcttgatgttaaatggctatgttctgaGATTACCAtactgctgtggctatcttttagttaaatggctatttcctgttggagttccctccctccaactacaagttccatgataccttgtttgtaaatgtgaagtcacttttctcccacatatcagccaccccacccattgaagcacatctGAGCTCCCATCATATGCTGTAAACAATAGACCAGTATTTTCTAACGAAGGTACCTCCAGCTCCAAATTGTGAGACTTAGCTGTTGGATACCCTTTGTAATTTGACATTTGAAAATATATGAAGAGTTGTTTGAGGTTGTATGTCTGAGGAGACATACCAATGTCTCCTGTTCCCAGTAACACTGCAATTTATTTAATACATTGGAACTGATGTTTGCCTTGTCCAACATACACATTTAAAATCATCCAGAATGGCTGCGCAAAAAATGTGTTTGGATAGTGATCATGTACTAACTTCAGTATCACAAACTGTGTCATCACAGGTGGCCTCACCAATTTTGTTCTTTTCAGTTCCATTTATGTCTTGCTGACTATTTGAGAGCTTCCTCAGACATTTTAGATTTCGGAGGACTATCATCAACCTGCGTCGTAACTCTCTGCTTCGTAAACCATAAACTATTGGGTTGACCATGGAGTTAACCAAGCACAGAGTGCTACAAAAGGCAAACACAGCCTTGACTTTTGCATCTAATGTGTATATTAGGCTGTGAATCATAAGAATGAGCACTGGACTCCAACAAGCAATCAGCACTATTAATACAAATGCTAAGGTTTTAGCCAACATGATGTCCAGTCTTACTCGGGCTTGTCCTTTTTCTGCTTTAATACTGTGCCTCTTCATATAGCTTGCATGCCTGTGTGCTTTCCAGAGAATATGGCTGTAGGAAAATATTATTGAGCTGAGAAGAATTACTACTAATACAATCCAACTTGACAAATACTTGTTTCCAATGAGCGGAAACAGTTCTGAGCAGGtaacttcaaaactacaacagtcAACACCCATGAGAGGTAGGT containing:
- the CNR2 gene encoding cannabinoid receptor 2; this encodes MNQCGTEANSSTRCSTQGIDIQCYLILNNSTQKIFIATICIVMGALCILENTLVLSMIFTSSLLRKKPSYLFISSLATADLLASLIFCYSFVDFHVFHGAGTRAVFLFKLGGVTLSFTASLGSLLLTAFDRYICIHKPSAYKVMVTRKRALLALTVMWVSTAIISYLPLMGVDCCSFEVTCSELFPLIGNKYLSSWIVLVVILLSSIIFSYSHILWKAHRHASYMKRHSIKAEKGQARVRLDIMLAKTLAFVLIVLIACWSPVLILMIHSLIYTLDAKVKAVFAFCSTLCLVNSMVNPIVYGLRSRELRRRLMIVLRNLKCLRKLSNSQQDINGTEKNKIGEATCDDTVCDTEVST